The Candidatus Baltobacteraceae bacterium sequence GATGCGTCTTTGGCTAGTGGGTGGCGTTGAGGATGGTGCGGACGGGTTGGGCGGGGTAGCCGACGCTTTCGTTGATGCTGTCGTCCCAGGCCCAGGCGGTGAGGTCGCGCAGTTCGGCGGCGCCGGCGGCGAGACGCGCGTCGCAAAAGGTTACGGCTTGCGGCGTGGCGCGAACGAAGCCGCCGGTTTTGTCGATCGAATAGAGTTGGGTGACGGTTGCGTTCGTGGCCTGCAGGTAGCTCTCGATCGCACCGAGCGCTTCTTCTTGTGTCGCGAGCGCCGCGGATTGCCGTGGGGCGGGAGCTGCCATCAGGCCGGCTACGGCTCGCTCTTGCGCGTAACGATTCACGAACGTGCTCTCGAAAAACGCGTGGATGTCGCGCGACGTCGAGTAGCCCTTCGGATTGGGATACTCGCCCCACCCGTTGAAATGCACCGTGACGTGGAGCGGTTGCGACGCATCGCCGACGAAGTGGCCCCACACACCGGCGTCGCGAAGGATCAGGTGCTCTTCGATCGCGCGATCGCTTGCCGCGCGCCGGCGGCGTGCGGCGCTCGCATCGTGCGTCGCGCGGTACGCATCGACGCGCCAATACGCGAAGTCCATGCGCAACTGCTCCCACCCGTCGAGAATCGCATACGGCAGATAGCCCGTCTTGTATTGATCGCTGCCCGCAGCGCGCAGCGCCGTGTCGTACGCTTCTCGCGTCTCGGGCAGCGCGCCCAGCTTCAGCGCGCCGGCGATAGTGCCGTCGTCGAGTACGTCGAGGTAATGGCCGGGATCGTACTGCGCATCCCACGCCCGACCCGAGCCTTTGAGCGCGTCTTCTTCCGGGCCGAGAAACGCCAGTTCGTCGGCGGCCGCAGCAGTTCGCATGAATGCCGGCAGGCGCGAAGGCAGCGACGCCGCCGCCAAGCGGTTGATCATCGTGTGTCCCTTGGTTCCCCACGCGAGCGCGGGTTCGTTCGTCGCGAGTAGCGCCGTCGCGCAGACGAGCGCGCCGGCAAGCAGCGCGGATATCGGTCGTGCCATCAAAAGAACTCCGTTAGCTCGTCGAGGTTTGTCACGCGTTTGGCCGGGGGCAGCGCGTCGAGAATCGTGGCGCCGTAGCGCGAGGAGGCGGCGCGACCGTCGAGCAGCGCGACCAACCCGCGATCGCTCTTGCTGCGAATGAGCCGGCCGAAGCCCTGTTTCAGGCGGACGATCGCCGAGGGAATCATGTAGTGTTCGAAGCCGTTATAACCGCGTGCTTCAAGCGCTTCCACGCGCGCTTGCACGAGCGGATCGGCCGGCGACGGAAACGGCAGACGATCGATGATGACGCACGAGAGCTGATCGCCGACCACGTCGATGCCTTCCCAGAACGTTCCGGTAGCAAAAAGCACGGCGTTCGGTGTCGCGCGAAACCACTCGAGCAGGCGCGTGCGCGGCAGTTCGCCTTGCAGGCGAATCGGATAGGGGATGCGCTCGCGCACCAACGCGTAGACCTCGCGAAGTCGCAGGTACGACGTGAAGAGCACGAAGGCCCGGCCGCGGCTGCGATCCAAACATTCCTCGATCAACGGGGCCGCAAGTAGCGCGAAATTGACGGCTTTGGGATTGAGCTGCGGCGGAGCGACGAACAAACGCGCCTGCGCGGGATAGTCGAAGGGTGAGGGAGCGATCAATTCCTGCGCGTCGACGACGCCGAGCGATCGCCGCAGAAATTCGAACGATCGGCCGTTGGCAATCGTCGCGCTCGTGAGAACCACGCTCGACGTGCGTTCGAAGAGATGCAGGCGTAGGAACTCCGCGACATCGTGCGGCGCGCTGTTGACCTCGTAGCGCCCGTCGTTCTCGGCGCGCTCCGCCCACGCGATCGCTTCGTCGCCGGGCATGTGCGCCCGATCGATCGTCGCCTCGTGCGCGAGGATCGCCCGCATCGAGAGATCGCGGCGGCGCTCGGCCTCGGCATCGTTCTGCGGTTTTTTCTTTAGCGCTCCATGCCAGTTTGCGTAGAGCCAGTTCTCGAGCTTGAAGAGCGTGTCGCGCAGATCCGCGAGCGCCGGCAACGCGTGATCGTTCGCGCGCAACGGGTACCGGTCGCCGGGCACTTGCGCGAGCGCCGATTCCAATCCGCGAACGCCGGCGTCGAAGTCGCGTTCGAAGTGCGCGGGCAAGTGGTAGGTTCGATGGAGTTTTCGCAGCATGCGCCCGACGGTCGCGCGCGAGAGCGTCGCCGTTAGGGCGGCGGTCGCCCAGCGTTCGCACTGATGTGCCTCGTCGAGGATGACGTGATCGTACGGCGGTAAGAGGCCGCCGCCCATGGCGAGATCGAGAAAGAACAGCGCGTGATTGACGACCACGATATCGGCGTACTTCGCCTCGTCGCGCTTCTTGAAGAAGTAACACTCGCGGAAGTGTTCGCAAAATTCGCCGACGCAATCGTCGGCGTCGGCGTCGAGTTGCTCCCAATCGT is a genomic window containing:
- a CDS encoding ATP-dependent DNA helicase; amino-acid sequence: MIAIDDVFAPDGPVAGALGGFEARPGQVQMAHLIERGFLEGMHTIVEAGTGVGKSLAYLIPALRSGKKIVLSTGTIALQEQLYTKDIPLVVRALGLPARVTLLKGRSHYLCRQKLERMRADRLVAPSRGMQELWEWGARTRTGDRSELPFTPSGDDWEQLDADADDCVGEFCEHFRECYFFKKRDEAKYADIVVVNHALFFLDLAMGGGLLPPYDHVILDEAHQCERWATAALTATLSRATVGRMLRKLHRTYHLPAHFERDFDAGVRGLESALAQVPGDRYPLRANDHALPALADLRDTLFKLENWLYANWHGALKKKPQNDAEAERRRDLSMRAILAHEATIDRAHMPGDEAIAWAERAENDGRYEVNSAPHDVAEFLRLHLFERTSSVVLTSATIANGRSFEFLRRSLGVVDAQELIAPSPFDYPAQARLFVAPPQLNPKAVNFALLAAPLIEECLDRSRGRAFVLFTSYLRLREVYALVRERIPYPIRLQGELPRTRLLEWFRATPNAVLFATGTFWEGIDVVGDQLSCVIIDRLPFPSPADPLVQARVEALEARGYNGFEHYMIPSAIVRLKQGFGRLIRSKSDRGLVALLDGRAASSRYGATILDALPPAKRVTNLDELTEFF